In Fragaria vesca subsp. vesca linkage group LG5, FraVesHawaii_1.0, whole genome shotgun sequence, the genomic stretch GTGTGTCGAGATACCCCCAGTGTCTACTTATCCAACAGAAACAAGGTGGTTTTTTTTTCCTGGGTTGGGGAATTTTGGTTACTTATATCCATCTCTTTGCACAAGCATCCTACTTTTCACGTATAAAAGTAACATACGCTTTGAATTGGGTTTTCTTCTTGTTGGTGAGTATTGTAGATATCTCTAGCTTATGCTCATTGATGAGGGCATCCAAATTTATATTAAGTTGGATTGTGCCAAAAACATTGGACTCTGCACTACTTGACAATATATGCTATGCTACCATTATCTCACGTGTGAAACTTATGTTTGTTAATGTCCTGTAGAGTCCACAAGATGCTATGATAGCATTTCAAATTTTGGGCGGTGAAGCTCAACTGGTGCAGGTATACTCTATAAGTAGTAATAACCCAACCTATATCATTTTTTTATGCATGTCTTTTCTCTTGTATATTCTGGTGACTTTTCTAACCGGAAGTTACCTCTTCATGCCTTTCAATGTCAGATAATGTTGAAGCCGGAAGAAAAGGTTATAGCAAAGCCTGGTAAGTTCCGACAAGCCTGGACTTTAATTCATAAGGTGCCTTACAGTTGTCATAATACATTTGACTGATTTTGGTATAGTTCCACAAACCAAAGTAGAGAACAGTGCAAATTGTTGTTGTCAATTTATAACTGATGGACGAATAAATTTTAGGTTCAATGTGCTTTATGTCTGGGTCGATCGAAATGGAAAATGTTTTTGTTCCTGAAAATGAAGTAGGGGTGTGGCAGTGGCTTTTTGGCAAGACAGTGAGCAGTGTAGTTTTTCACAATAATGGTCAAGGCGACGGGTTTGTTGGAATTGCTGCACCTTCTCTTGCCAGAATTCTCCCGGTACGTTGTATTAAACACGCCAAATTTTAGGAACTTATTCCATTACTTTTGTATTGAAATTGATCCCAATCAACATATGTAACTTGCTGATTTCTCTTTTTCCTCTTTTGTTTGACAGATTGACTTGGCAATGTTCGGTGGAGAGATTCTGTGCCAGGTATAACTAATCTATTCATTGTTTGACCAAGTGTTCTCAGTTTCTGTTAATCTCCCTGTTTCTGATTGTCCATATTTTCTTTTGTTACAATCTACATACACCTTTCTTGTCTTATCAACTGGATTTTTATGGAACTTCGTTAAATTTTGTAGCCAGATGCATTCCTTTGTTCCGTTAATGATGTTAAAGTCAGTAATACAGTTGACCAAAGGGCTCGTAATATTATTCCTGGTGCAGAGGTAAGATACTGGGGAGTTTCAGAATTGTTTCATATTTGTTTCCTGAGCACGCTCCTACAACTAATTAATTTCTAATTTCTTTTGTTCTCTCTGATTTGTCTCTTTCATCTGTTTTTCAAATTTCCATGTTTTTCCTAGGTTTATCTGACTTTGGTGTTAATGTTACTGTAGGGGTTTCTAAGACAGAAGCTGTCTGGCCAAGGGCTTGCATTTATAATTGCAGGTGGATCTGGTAAGCATTTCTTGACGCATTATGTCTTGTTTGCATATTTCAGATTGGCACTCTTAGTTTGGTTCTGCCACAGATTCCATATATATGTGACTGTTCAGTCGATTCGTAGTTGTTAGATGTCAGTTTAAATGTGTGGTTTTATTTATTGGTTAAATCAAACCACCTCCTTTTTCTCTCCCTTTTTGGTCTAATTTTTTTTACCTCAAATCCGAAACTGAAAGCATTTGTAGTTTCTTTTGTTGCATGAGAAAATAAACTTCTCACATTGTTTCTCTAGCAAAACTATCAACATTTAACTTCTCTTTTCAAGAAAAATCATTCATAGAACTTTCAGTGATTGTAAAAATGAAGATGCATAGGGCATTCAGAAAAAGGGAGATACAAAAGGCTCTTTGCAGCATCATAATCAGTTTTTTTAATAACGGGGTTTACAGCATCATTATAACCTATTATTATACAAAGTTATGCTACTTTTGTTGAAAACTCTTTGAATAATGAATCCTTCTTGGCCCATCTAGCTAGTTATTGGACTTGGACTAATCTCAGCATTTTTTCTGGCTTTCTCCATTTTTGCTAGTTGTACAGAAAAATCTTGAGGTGGGCGAGGTACTATCTGTTGATGTTTCTTGTATAGCAGCTGTAACTACAACAGTCAACGTCCAAATCAAGTACAATGGGCCCATGAGAAGAGCAGTGTTTGGTGTAAGTTGCTTCAGTTTCAATTTGCAGTCTCCTTCAGTATTGATCCTATATTGATATGTGTTGGGTTACTAGGACTGACGGGTTATGGTTGGAACGACCTGTTAGGGGATTTGATTGAACCCCTACACGGTGGATGACTAAATTAAGTCCTCCACTGTTGATAAATTATTTCAGATGCAAATGACCCTGTTATGGGGACATTTCTACTTTTCAGATAGATGATAACCCTCTGCTAAATGCTTTTAGGCGCCCCAAATTTTACATCTTATATCATGTCTTTTCTTTTTCTTTTTTGTCCAAGAATCAAGTTTCGCTAACTGTTTTACAAATATCAGGGTGACAATCTTGTAACAGCTGTTTTAACCGGACCAGGCATCGTCTTCATTCAGAGTTTACCTTTTCATCGATTTTCTCAGCGTATTGCTAGGTGATAACTTCTTCACACGAACTTTAATGATTATTTTTTCCAGTCTCCTGTATTTCCCTTATTTTCAAGTATATAGTTCTGTTCTGTAGCGTTTAACAAATGTATGCTTTTTGGTTACAGGTCAGTTACATCACCAAACATGAGGGAAAATCCTAAGTTCGTCATGCAGATAGCCATTTTCTTTTTCCTGGCATATGTTGTGATTATATCTTCGTTGATATTGACCGATGTATGAGATTACTTCGATTTACAAAACAACCAACAGTATCATTGCGGTTCTTTTTCATACAAGATGGTTGTTGTAGCTTGATTCAGTTTCAGTATGACTAGTTCAATAGAAACAAGGGATTTTAGAAAACAACTTGGCAGTGGGACTGCTTTGTAAATTTTTTTCTTTTTCTTTTGGAAGGATGTTCTGTAAATTTAGATAGTGGGCGTTTTACATATACTCGAAGCAGTTCATATGCAGGTTGGCCTTTTCGAGCAAGATGTTTGATTTGGTAACATTTTGTTTCCCTTTTCCGTTACAAAAGATGGAATTTAGAGAGAATACATCGCGGAAATGCAGAACACACTAGAATAAAGATTTACGCGACAGCATTTCTGAACAACCTAGTTAACGAAAGATCGAGAATAAGATTGATGAAACAAAGGTGATCAATGTCACCATCTTCACTAAAAGAACAGATCAATTCAAAGTTTGTATAATTGCATGACATATGAAGAACAGATAAATTCATACTTTACAATTGCGTTACTTCCTTCATTATTTCGTATTGCAATTCTGCTCTATCTCCTTGGCTCATTCCTAGTAAATTGGGTGCATGCTAGTCATCTTTGGAACATTCTTGTTGACCACGTACCTCATCTTTGGACGAGGGCAACATGAAAACCCAGGAGGAGGATCCCAAACATTCCCTGCTCTTGTGAACCCAGGAGGAGGAGCCAAAACATTCCTGGCTTTCGTGATGAATGAATGCCGAAGAGCTTCCGCGGCACTTGGCCTATTCGAAGGGTCCCAGGAACACAAAGACAACAATGAGATCGAGAGCCGTTTCACTGGCCTTCGGCATTAAAGCTCGAAACCCGAAACCCTTCTCCGGCTTAAGTTTAGGCCAGTTCATCCATGACTCCCAAGTTGGTGCCCCTATCACTTTGCATATCTCTTTCAACTGATCGGCAGAACTCTTAGCGATGAAGAGAGGCCGCATGAGATGCAGCTCAGCTATGATTACCCCCACCGCCCACATGTCCACTTTCTCATCGTACTCGAACGGTCGAAGCTTCTCGCTTTCCAAGAACATTCGAAGCAGCATCTCCGGAGCTCTATAACTCCTTGTGGTGACGTAATGATGGTGGAATAGGTCGCCGGATGATTCTATCTCCGTAGCACTACCAAGATCCGAGATCTTGATGACGCCACGCTTGTCGACCAAGAGATTCTCCGGCTTTACGTCGCGGTGCATGAAGCGGCGTCGACGATGCATGAAGTCGAGGCCTTGCAAGAGTTGGAAGCTAAATGATTTGATCTCGTCTTCGGAGAAACGGACTCGCATCCTCAGCCTGTGGTTAATGAGATGACGGAGGCTGCCGTCCATGTACTCGAAAACCAAGAAGACGGTATTGTGTTGGGGTTGGACTCCCTTGAAGTTCACTACGTTGGGGTGCTGCAAGATTTGGAGAGCACGGACTTCCGGCAGATACGACATAGGATGGCAGTTTGCCTTCAACTGTTTGATCGCCACATATTGTCCGGTCAAGCGGTCGATCGCCTGGTACACCCGCCCAAAACTACCTTCACCAACTTTCTTGATCAGGTGGTATCTATCCATGGAAGAAAACCAAGACTTGGTTTTGATCTCTAAGAGAACTTAACCCAAGAAATCACTCCCAGACTCTCCACTTGCAAAGAAGAGAGAACTGAAGGGTAGTGGTTCCTATTTATAAACTCTCGTCACTCATTTTCCTACTGACATACGGATTCCCAATCCTGTCAAGTTTAGGGAAGATAGAGTTGCTTGAGCACTAAGTTTAATTCAAAATACCAGATAGGCGGTTAAATCTACCGCCAAGGAGTAGTAAACATCTCTACTTTAGTTATTTCTGATTTTATTATAATTTTTAGAACATGGTCATACATTTCATGAATATTGTAAGAACTTCAACTTTGAAGTAAACTCACTTCCCATCATCCATATATAGACCTTGGACTAGATCAAGGCGAAGCACTTTCACGGAGATCAACCTTGGACTAGTTTTGGTGCCTCTTTGTTGCTCTAATGCCATGAAATACAAGAGAAGTAATTCCGGGACATATTCTGACATATCCAACTGGCCAAATGGCCAGAATTTCACACCCCGGATATGTCTTTGGTCAGATTTTGTTCAGAAAATCTTAGCTAGATAGCCTAAGGCTGCCTCTTGGTGACTTGGTCAGACCAAAATATGAGTTTGCATTGTGTTGTAAATCTTTGTTGGTCACTATTATATTTATGTCCAAAAGGGAAAAATGAAAGAACTGTTATGTTGAAGTGGCCGACGGGCCTCACGGGTCCCACACACACAGATCCAATAATGCCGATATTCCGGATCCCCCCACTTTAGCCACCCAGTGGAGAAACGGGTATGAAGTTTTACACAAAATGCCTCGACATTAGTGTGTGTGGTATCATATTCCTTATAACCCAAGGATGACTCTTTCACATTTCCGATGTGACATTACAAATGGCTCCTATCTAAGCCACATTTTTCAAATAAGAACTTCAAGTTTGCATTGTGTTGTTTATCTATATATGTTCACTTTTATTATTCTGATTAAACTCTTAACATTTCAATCAATCTTTGCCCCGGCTGTATGATGACTATCCCTAGAATCCCATAGTAATATGGTTATACATAAGTTTGTTTCTGATCCAATGATAGTTTTCAAGTACGATAATAAGAGTACCAATGTATGGCTTGTGGATGCTGATCGGCCGAAAAAGTTATGCGAAGAACTGTTATGAGACATGTGATAATTACCTTTGTGGCTTTACTCGATCAATTCAACCCGGAAAACGATTGTTGTGTTAAAGTAGGGATAAAATTACTTCGATCTAACGACTACGATGCCTGCATGCATCAATAGTTTTAGTTCAGAAAAGATTGTGTTTAATATACATATAAAATCCACTCTTATTTGGTTTGTATTCCCTTGAATAAGATGATTGAGGCCATGTTTACTAAACCGTAACGGGAATGACTCCCTTTCCCCTTTAATATGTGTGTTTACTGTAACGCTCCAAACTGCACATCCTCAGTTTAGGCACGTCACAGTGCCGCGAATCTATAAAACAGAAAACCTAGAGAAACGTTAGACAGTTTATTCAAAAATAACATTTAAGAAAAACACAACATAAGCGTGAAAATATTTTGAGGTGTAAATCTTTATTTTTTGAAAGTACTTTCATTCACCAAAACCTGATATAAGGATGGTTAAAAAATAACGAACTCAAAGGAATACAATTTCCTACTAAGAGTACCATAAAGCAAATTCACAATAGAATTGGACTTTTTCATTCGCGTAAAACTTGATATAAAATGACCAATAATTAACGAACTTCTGGGAATAAAATTACGAGTCAGAACAGAACAAGACCAACAAAAATAGAATTTGGTATATGAAATTCCAGTATAAAAATAAAGAGAACATCATGGCCAGAAAACCCAGATTTCGGCAGAGGAGCATAAACTTCTTGCCGTCGTCTCTCTTTTTATGGTCGCCAATCAAAATAACCAAAGCTAGGAACACGTCCGGGACCTCAAGGCGGTCCAGTCCGTGGTGGCCAGTCGTCGGGTAGCCACCGAACGGTGAGGCGGCGTTGATGGTCAACGTCGATGTCGAGTCAGTGTCGGAGAGAGAGACTGAGGTGATCTGACTAGTTGACCGAGTTAGCTAGCCTCCTTATACACTCCTAACCGACTTTATTTTCAATGACTGAGATTGGACGATTTAGTTTTTTAATGGCTCAAATCACACCGCTGAAATATCCTTAATTTCCAATTAATTTTCATAATCTCCAAACTTCCAAAATTCATAGAAAGTAGCTCGGCACTCCAATTAATTCCCCAAAAATTTCCACGAACTCGTCATGACACGTATACTATAATATCAAAGTTTAATATCAAGGTTTTCGCTTTGTGAAAATTTCTGAAAAATATCCTCGAGCACTAACTTAATAACCGGAATCATAAACTAATCCTTAAACGATCTTGATGTAATAAGCTCGATAAATTTCCGGGGTATTACATTTACCAACCAAAGGGGGAATGAAAACTGTGTGGGACCCACAGAAAACCAAGGAATGAATCCCCCATAATTTTATTCTGGTGGACTAAGTATTGATTCTTGGTCATGGGGGAATCAATTTTATGTTCCCAAATTGTCCTCATGATTTACTGATGTTCCAAAATTACCCATATGAAAACC encodes the following:
- the LOC101296864 gene encoding uncharacterized protein LOC101296864, whose product is MAAPFFSTPFQPYVYQSPQDAMIAFQILGGEAQLVQIMLKPEEKVIAKPGSMCFMSGSIEMENVFVPENEVGVWQWLFGKTVSSVVFHNNGQGDGFVGIAAPSLARILPIDLAMFGGEILCQPDAFLCSVNDVKVSNTVDQRARNIIPGAEGFLRQKLSGQGLAFIIAGGSVVQKNLEVGEVLSVDVSCIAAVTTTVNVQIKYNGPMRRAVFGGDNLVTAVLTGPGIVFIQSLPFHRFSQRIARSVTSPNMRENPKFVMQIAIFFFLAYVVIISSLILTDV
- the LOC101294568 gene encoding cyclin-dependent kinase F-4-like, which codes for MDRYHLIKKVGEGSFGRVYQAIDRLTGQYVAIKQLKANCHPMSYLPEVRALQILQHPNVVNFKGVQPQHNTVFLVFEYMDGSLRHLINHRLRMRVRFSEDEIKSFSFQLLQGLDFMHRRRRFMHRDVKPENLLVDKRGVIKISDLGSATEIESSGDLFHHHYVTTRSYRAPEMLLRMFLESEKLRPFEYDEKVDMWAVGVIIAELHLMRPLFIAKSSADQLKEICKVIGAPTWESWMNWPKLKPEKGFGFRALMPKASETALDLIVVFVFLGPFE